From the genome of Corallococcus macrosporus DSM 14697:
CTTCACGTACGGCATCCAGTGCCGGTAGGACGCCACGTCCCGCAGCACGGCCTGCACGTCCGCGGCGCTCGCGGCCAGCTCGCCCTCCGCCCAGACGTCCTTGGCCCCGGAGCCCGGGCGGGAGCGGACCTTCACCACGTAGGGCTTCTCCGCCACCGTCTTCCACGCCTCTTCCGCGCGGGCAGTCCCGGCGGCGAGCGTCAACGCACAGGTGGCCAGGGCGGCCCCACTCCACAGCATCTTCATGCAGGCTTCCTTCGCGGCTCGGGCCGGATGTGACGGCGCGTCAGCATCCGACACCCGGGCCCGGCGGCGCATTCACGAAAGCCCAACGGGCCCCCGCCCGCACCGCCCCCGAGCCACCTTCCCAGGTGGCCCGGGGCGGCAGGCCTACGGCACGCGGACGGCCCGCCCACCGAACGCCGGGCTGGCCATGACGTCCATCGCCAGGCGGTCCGCGTAGGGGCGGCCCAGCCGCGCGTAGGCCTCGGCTTCCTGCGCGGTGAGGACCACCCGCACCGTGAACTGGGCGATGCCGCCCACCACCACGTCAAGGAAGAGCGTCCCCTCCGCCGAGCGCGCCAGCCGGTACATCAACGGACTCTGGATGAGGACCTGCTCCTCGCTCACGGAATCTCCGTCACCACCGCCTGCGAGACGGGCGCGTCGATGACCATCAGCTCCGGCACGCCGCCGGAGGTGTAGCCGCCGAACTTGAAGCAGTCCTTGTCCTCCTCGCTGGTGCACGGCCACACGCCCGGGTCGCTGTCCACGGGCAGGCGCACGCACACGCCGGAGGCCGCCAGGTCCAGCGTCATCATCCGCAGCGGGCCCTCGAAGTTCTTCGCCGGCAGCCCCAGCGCCTGGCCAATCACCGCCGGGTCATGCGCGCCGTTCACCATGGACTGCTCCACGGCCGCCTGGATCTTCTCCGACGGCGCCGCGAACAGGTAGCAGCCGCTGTCATTGCAGCGGCCAAAGTTCCGCGCGTTCGGCTTCACCACGAAGTTCTGGTACGCGGCGTCCGTCATCAGCCACGACACCTTCTTGCTGGGGAAGTTCTGCGCCAGGTGCTGCTCCACGCTCCACGGCGCGGCGCGCGCGTCCGCCTCGCGGGAGATTTGCGCCTGCTGCGCGTCACAGGCCTGCGGCTGCGTCGGGGTGGGGGTGACGTCGCCGCCGCCCGTGTGCTTGCAGCCGGACAGCAGGAAGACACCAAGGAGCAGGCTGCGAATCGTCCACGTCATGGGCAGACCTCCAGAGAGGAAAGGTTTGAAAGAGGCGGCGGAACCTACCTCTTGTCGGCCCATGGATAGTCTTCATTTCTGGATTTTGTATCCTCCCCGGCATGAACCAGAACCTCTACGACATCCCTCTCAAGTCCATTGACGGTGCCCCTCAGACGCTGGGCCAGTTCAAGGGCAAGGTGCTGCTGGTGGTCAACGTGGCCTCCAAGTGCGGCCTGACGCCGCAGTACGAAGGCCTGGAGAAGCTCTACGAGCGCAAGCGCGCCGAGGGCCTCGAGGTGCTGGGCTTTCCCGCCAACGACTTCATGGGTCAGGAGCCGGGCAGCGAAGAGGAGATCAAGCAGTTCTGCACGCTGACCTACGACGTGAAGTTCCCGCTGTTCTCCAAGATTTCGGTGGTGGGCGCGGACAAGCACCCGCTCTACCACGCGCTGACGGGCGCCATCCCGGACGCCGTGGGAGAAGGCCCCATGCGCAGCCGGCTCCAGGGCTACGGCATCACCGCCAACCCCGTGCCGGAGGTGCAGTGGAACTTCGAGAAGTTCCTCATTGGACGGGACGGCCGCGTCGCCGCCCGCTTCGCGCCGGACGTGGCCGCGGACGACCCGCGCCTGCTGTCGGCCATTGACGCGGCGCTGGCGAAGCAGGGCTGAGCCGGCCCGGGGCGCCGCTGGACTTGTGCCGTCCAGCGGACGGGCCCTGACGAAAGCAGTGACTTTTCGCGCGCTCCGGGGCAAGCCAGGGGGGCCATGAGCCCGTTCATTCCTGGTCCCCCGCCCGAGCGCGGACTGTTCTGCAACCGCACCCTCAACCTGCGCGCCATCAAGGCGGTGGGTTACGACATGGATTACACGCTCATCCACTACCACGTGGAGGCGTGGGAGCGCCGCGCCTACGAGCACATCCGGGACAGGCTGGTGGAGCAGGGCTGGCCGGTGGCGGACCTGTCCTTCGACCCCGAGCTGTCGATGCGCGGCCTCATCATCGACACGGAGAAGGGCAACCTCCTCAAGGCCAACCGCTTCGGCTTCGTGAAGAAGGCGCTGCACGGCACGCAGGCCATGAGCTTCGAGGCCCAGCGCGACGAGTACGCGCGCACCATCATCGACCTGCACGAGCGGCGCTGGGTGTTCCTCAACACGCTCTTCTCGCTGTCGGAGGCGTGCATCTACGCGCAGCTCGTGGACCGGCTGGACGCCGGCCAGCTCCCGGGGCCCATGGGCTACTCGGACCTCTACGAGCACGTGCGGAAGAACCTGGACGCCACGCACATGCAGGGGAAGCTGAAGGCGGAAATCATCGCCGACCCGGAGCGCTACGTCATCGACGACCCGGAGACGCCGCTGGCGCTGCTGGACCAGCGCAACGCCGGCAAGAAGCTGCTGCTCATCACCAACAGCGAGTGGGCCTACACCGAGCCCATGATGCACTTCGCCTTCGACCGGCACCTGCCGGAGGGCATGACGTGGCGGCAGCTCTTCGACGTGGTGATTGTCTCCGCGCGCAAGCCGGAGTTCTTCACCACGCGCTCGTCGCTCTTCGAGGTGGTGGAGTCCAGCGGCGAGGCGCTGCTGCGGCCGCACTCCGGGCCCTTCAAGCCCGGCACGCCGTACTTCGGCGGCAGCGCGGTGGAGCTGGAGCGCCACCTGGGCATGAGCGGCGACCAGATTCTCTACGTGGGCGACCACATGTTCGGCGACGTCCACGTGACGAAGAACGTGCTGCGCTGGCGCACGGCGCTCATCCTGCGCGAGCTGGAGGACGAGGTGCGCTCCATCGCCTCGTTCCGCGCCACCGAGGCCCGGCTGGCCGAGCGCATGGTGGTGAAGGAGCGGCTGGAGGCGGAGAGCCGCCAGATTCGCCTGGAGCTGCAGCGGCGGCGCTTCCAGTACGGCCCGCGCACGGAGGCGCCGACGGAGGCGGAGCTGGTGGCCCGGCAGGCCACGCTGCGCACCGAGCTGGAGGCCCTGGACGCGGAGCTGGGCCCCCTGGCGCGCGCGGCCACCGAGCTGTCCAACCCCATCTGGGGCCTGCTCACGCGCGCGGGCAACGACAAGAGCCACCTGGCCCGGCAGGTGGAGCGCTACGCGGACATCTACACGTCGCGCGTGTCCAACTTCCTGTTCGCCACGCCCTTCGTCTACCTGCGCAGCCCGCGCGGCAGCCTCCCGCATGACCCCAGCCTGCCCGGCGGCACGCCCGTCTTCGGCGCCAACGAGGCCGGCGCTGGCGGCGCGTCCGGCGCGGACGGCGGGGAGTAGCCGCCGGCCCGGGGGACGCGGCGGCGTGTGGGCCTCTCTGCGCTGTCCGCGTCCTACCAATAGGGGTGGATGCGTAAATCCTCGGACTCATTGAACTTTCGTTCAGTGCCCCTCCGAGGAGAGGGCAGGCAGGCATCCCCCTCCACGGGGCATGTCAGACCGCCCCGGTATGAGTTGCTCCTGTGAGCCACTCGACCACGAACAGCTCTTCGACGCGCGTCCTCGAGCAGCGCAACCTGCTTGGGGGCATGGACCTGGTGCCGGTGCTGGGCGGCAAGGGCCGCAAGCGCGCCCGGCGCTTCCACGTCGCCTCGGAGCGGCGGGTGGGCTTCGCCGCGGCGCTGGCGCTGGTGGTGGAGCATGGCAAGCAGAAGGCGAAGGAGACGGGCGTCACGTACCTGAGCACCTGCCCCCGCTGCGGCCACAAGGGCCCCACGGCGCAGGACTTCGGCTACCGCATCATGCGCGGCGAGCGCCGGCCCCAGTCCTGGTGCCGCGGCTGCCGGGGCCTGCACCTGGAGCCCTCGGAGACGTCGCGCACCCACAACACCGCCCCGAGCGGCACCGACGGCTGGCTCTTCCCGCCGGAGAGCACCACCAGCACCCGCCCGCCCCGGCGTGGCAAGGGCTCGTCGACGCAGTCCCGCTGAGACGCGGCCAGCCCCGACCCATGCGACGTCGGGGCTGACCTGCACCCGGGAGGACCGTCAACCGCCCAGGGCCTTGGCGTGGTGGGCGAAGTGGTCCGCGAGGAACGTGGCGATGAAGTAGTAGCTGTGGTCGTACCCCGCGTGCCGCCGCAGCGTGAGCGGGTGGCCCACGGCCTCGCAAGCGGCGGCCAGCAACTCCGGGCGCAACTGGGTGGCGAGGAACTCGTCGGCCTCGCCCTGGTCCACCAGGAGCGGCAGGCGCTCCTTCGCCGTCTTCACCAGCTCCACGGCGTCCCAGGCCGCCCACGCGCCCCGGTCGTCGCCCAGGTAGGCGGCGAAGGCCTTCTGGCCCCACGGCACCTGTGAGGGGGCCACGATGGGGGAGAAGGCGGACACGCTGCGGTAGCGGCCCGGGTGGCGCAGGGCGGTGACGAGCGCGCCGTGGCCGCCCATGGAATGGCCGAAGAGGCCTCGCGCGTCCGTGGCCGGGAAGTGCTGCTCCACCAGCGCGGGGAGCTCCCGGGCCACGTACTCCTGCATGCGGAAGTGCGGCGCCCAGGGGGCCTGCGTGGCGTCCAGATAGAAGCCCGCCCCCTGCCCCAAGTCGTAGGCGGCGTCATTGGCCACCGCGTCGCCGCGAGGGCTGGTGTCCGGCGCGACGACGATGAAGCCGTGGCGCGCCGCGTGCTCCTGCGCGCCCGCCTTGGTGATGAAGTTCTGCTCGGTGCAGGTCAGGCCGGAGAGCCAGTAGAGCACCGGGCAGCGCTCGCCGCGCAGCGCGGCCTCCGGCAGGTAGATGCCGAACCGCGTCTCGCCGCCCAGCGCGGCGGAGGTGTGCTTCCACACCTCCTGCCGGCCGCCAAAACTCGCGTGGTGTTCGATGCGTTCCATGCTCAGTACCGGACCACGGTGCGGATGGACTTGCCCTCGTGCATCAGGTCGAAGGCCTCGTTGATGTCGGTCAGCGGACGCGTGTGCGTCACGAACGGCGCGAGCTGAATCTTCCCGGACATCGCGTCCTCCACCATGCCGGGGAGCTCCGAGCGGCCCTTCACGCCACCAAAGGCGGTGCCCTTCCAGGTCCGGCCCGTGACGAGCTGGAACGGACGGGTGGAGATCTCCTGCCCCGCGCCGGCCACGCCGATGATGATGGACTGGCCCCAGCCCCGGTGCGCGCACTCGAGCGCGGCGCGCATCACGCCCACGTTGCCGATGCACTCGAAGGAGTGGTCCACGCCCCAGCCCGTCATCTCCACGATGACCTGCTGGATGGGGCGCTCATGCTCCTTGGGGTTGACGAAGTCGGTGGCGCCAAAGGCCTTCGCCAGCTCGAACTTGGCGGGGTTCGTGTCGATGGCGATGATGCGGCCGGCCTTCGCCATCTGGGCGCCCTGGATGACCGCCAGGCCGATGCCGCCCAGACCGAACACCGCCACCGAGTCCCCTTCCTGCACGCGGGCCGTGTTCTTCACCGCGCCCAGGCCCGTCGTCACGCCGCAGCCCAGCAGGCAGACCTGCTCGGGGTTGGCGTTCGGGTTGATGCGCGCCAGCGACACCTCCGCCACCACGGTGTACTCGCTGAAGGTGGAGCACCCCATGTAGTGGTAGACGGGCTGGCCGTTGTACGAGAAGCGCGTGGTGCCGTCCGGCATCACACCCTTGCCCTGGGTGGCACGCACCGCCACGCACAGGTTCGTCTTTCCTGACTTGCAGAACAGACACTGGCCGCACTCCGCCGTGTAGAGCGGGATGACGTGGTCGCCCGGCTTGACGGACGTCACGCCCTCGCCCACCGCCTCCACGATGCCGGCCCCCTCGTGGCCGAGCACCACGGGGAAGAGCCCTTCCGGGTCCTCCCCGGAGAGGGTGAAGGCGTCGGTGTGACAGACGCCCGTGTGGGTGATGCGGACCAGGACCTCGCCCTTCCGCGGAGGCGCGACGTCGAGCTCGACGATGCTCAAGGGCTTTCCGGCTTCAAAGGCGACAGCGGCACGGGACTTCATGAGGATGCTCCTGGGGCTAGGGGATGAAAGCAGGGACTCCCGCTCACTTGAGATAGGTGCGCACCAGCGCCGTCATGTCCCGCACCCGCCGGGCATGGCGTGGGTCCTCGTCGGACGCCGGGCCGAACTCCTCCCGGATGTGTGACTCCAACACCTCGGACATCAGCCCGTTGATGGCGCCTCGGATGGCGGCGAGCTGCTGGAGGACCGTGCCGCATTCGGCCCCCGCCTCCAACGCACGCTCCAGGGCTTCTGTCTGGCCGCGGATACGGCGGACGCGAAGCAGCGCCTTCTTCTTCTCTTCCGGCGAGTGGGGCATGGCGGTGACGGCATACTGGGTGGGAGTATCCTGCCTGGGCGGATGTATACCCCTGGGGGGTATTGGACAAGGAAAGAATGACGGCGTCCTCCGTGCGTGACGGGGAGACAGGGCGCGGCATCTCTTCCTCCCGGCGAGCAGGGAAGCAATGACCTCCGCTGTCCCCCGGAGGGGGATGGAAAAGCCGGGGCGCCGTCCTTACCTCACCCGGAGGGAGGCAACATGGCCGTTCGGACGAAAGTGGCAGGCATCAAGAACAGGCGGCGGGTCGACGCACACGGAGCCCAGCCGAGCGTGCAGGCCAGCAAGGGACGCAAGACGCTGGCCCGGGATGACGCGGCCGCGCTGCGGCGGCAGAAGACGCTGGAGCGCGTGACGCTGGGCCCCGCCGCCGAGGCGCATGAGCCCAAGAGCCATCGGCGCCGCGCGACGACGCTCAAGGGCCGCAAGAAGACCCCCAGTGAGATGAACGTGAAGCACACCGGTGGGCCCAAGAAGCGCCTGCCCCTTCACGGCGGATAGCAGCCTCGCTTCGTGACGCGGCCCCTGCCCGGCACCTCCCGGACAGGGGCCGTGCTCATTCAAGGCCCCGGTGGCCACAGCGCGTTGGAGCCCGGGTCCTCCGCCACGTAGACGGCCCACACCCGCTCGCCCGGGCGGCGCAACAGGTCCGCCGCGTGCGGCGAAGGCATGCTCCCCTCGATGCGCTGACCATGCACCGTGAAGGCGTAGTCGAGCCGCACCACCGCTCCAGCATGGAGCGAAGGCACCGTTTGACGCTCCACCCGCGTGATTTCAGCCGTGGCGGGCAGCCCCCAGACCAGGGCCTTCAACCGGCGCCGCTGCGCACGCCGCAACGCCACCGGCCAGCTCGTGCGCCGGAACAACACCCCCATCCCCATGAAGAGGAGGGACTGCAACAGCAAGGGCCACACGAAGGCCAGCGCCACCGGGAGCATCATCAGCCCCGCGCAGAGCGCCAACGTGCCCCAGACGTAGGGCTTGCGCCGCTGGGGACACAACACGGCCGCGCGCTGCGCCCGCGTCAGGCGGCGCGGTGGCAACGGCGGCGGCGGCCCACGCGCTGCGCTCAGGGCCGCCTCCAGGCCCGCGCCGCACTTCACGCAACGCGCTTCGGCCTCCACGGGGACGGCATGCCCACAGCCCGGACAGACGATGCGGTACTCGCCCACCTCCAACGGGGTGAACACATCGGCCAGGAACGTGGCAGGGCCGCGGTCGCGCATGGTGCCGGCATCGGAGCACCGGGGGCCCTTCCCTCGCAACCGTCCGGGAATGCCACCCCAGGGAGGACCTGGGGCACCGGTGCCCGTCTGCCCCGCCGCTCCCTGGCATCGGCCTGCCAGCATTCCTACCTGTGTCGCTGGGAGGATGCATGCCAGAGAAGAGTCAGACGGAGCGCGTGAAGCGCGCGAAGCGGCAGGGAACGACGCTGGAGCTCAAGCCCACGGACGTGCACCGCGCCGGCACGGACAGCGCGCACCGGGCGAAGAAGAGCGGCAGGCGGGCCCTGGGCAAACAAGCCTTCGCGGACCGCAACGTCAGCCCGCGCCATGCCCCGGGAACGGGCCTCACCGCGAAGAGCCGCAAGCTGCCAGAGCCGGAGCCGGGCCAGAGCAGCACCTCGCGGCGGAAGACGCTGCCGTCCGCGGCCGCGGCGGCCTACCGCAAGGAAGGACGGCCCAAGAAGACCACGGGCCGGGGCGACACCACCCCGCTGAAGGCGGGCAAGGTCTACAAACGCACGGGCGCGCGGAAGACCCGCATCCGCACCTGAGCGCGGCGCGCGGATGAAGCGCGCAGGCGGAGGCCGTCGAGGGAGGAGGGACTGCCGGCCATGCCCAGTCCCTCACCGCGCGAGCGCTTCATCGCAGCCTGGCAAGGGGCGGCTGCGCACCCGCGCCGGGCTACACCAGGGCATCACGCCCGCCCTGTCGGCCATTGCTCCGTGCGATGCAGCCGGAGGGGCCGCCCACCGCGGCGACGCCATCGCTCAGCCCTGTTGAGCTGCGCCGTGAGGCGCGGCGCCCCGAGGGCCTGGGCGCACCGTGGGAGCTTGCTGTTCGGAAATGTCGGGACATTCGCGCCGCACAAAACCCCCGACATTTCCGAACAGCATCCACCGGGCTGGCCCCCGACCCACGAGGAATGAGACGCGGTAGCCCGCGCGTGGCGTAGGCACGGAGGTCGGCGCGTCACGGGTGCGGAGGGGCCCGTCGAACAGTTGGACCCGGAGCCTGGTGAGCCCGCCCGACCGCTGCTGTCGCGCCTCCTTCCTGCCGACCTGGCACTCGCGCAGCGCCTGCTGTCGCTTCTCGTGCCGCTCTGCCGGTCGCGCGTCCAGCCCATGGACGGAACGCCGCGGAGGGTTCGCCCCTGGCGTCGACTCCGTCGCTCAGCGCCTCCGAGCCGCGCGCTGGGGTGACGCCGCCCGCCCACCTCGACCCGAACCCGGCGCCGCCCGTGACGACTCGGCGTCCGGCCTCGCGGGGAGGGCGGCGCTCCGCGGCCTCCGCAGCCCCGCCGCCACGCGTGCGTTGACGGCGCAGGGCCCGAGGCCCCTTCGGAGCCGGAGACGGGCCTCCGCGCGGCCGGTATGGCCCGCCTCAATCCGTGGGGGAGACGCCATTCACCATCGCGACCCGCTTGCGAATCTCCTCATGCAGTTCGCGCAACTGTCCCAGGTTGCGCTGGAGGAGCGCGTCAAGCTGCTCGCCCCGCTGGACATCGCCCTGTGCCAGGGCGTCCTCGCGCTCGCGCGCCAGCCGAACCACGTCTCGCTCCACCAGCGCCGCCAGGCGCGCCGTCTTCTCAATCTCCCACTGAACCGTCTGTGGCGCCTCGGGCTCGATGTCGTCGTTGTCCTGGGGCGGAGGCATGGAGACCTCCGGCTCCGGTCGCTCCGGCGCCATCCGCGCCACGGTGACCTGGGGCTCGTCGCGCAGGGGCGCTACCGCCTGGCGAGCCATGGGAGGCGGCGTGGGCGGAGGCGCCACCCTCGGCTCGGCGAGCACCGTGACTGGCAGGGGCTCGGGGACGGGCACGGGCCACAGCGCCACGGCGCTCAGGGCCCCGGCGAGCACGCCGGCGCCCCCCAGAATCAGACGGTAACGAATCCGCATGGTCCCCTCTCCCAGCGCTCAGAAGCGCACGCGCCAGACACCGCCCTGCCGCTCCACCCGTAGCAACCACGGTGCCGGGCGCTCCCGCCCACCATGCGCCATCCGGGCCCGCACGAGGACAGCCTCGGCGTCGCGCCCATCCACCGCCGATTCGACAATCCCCACCAACGTGAGGCCATGCCCCCGCAGCTCACGCACCGTCTCCACACAGGGCTTCGCGCTTCCTCCCGTGGCCAGCAGCGGCGCCAGCACCTCGCAGTCTCCCGCGGGCAACACCGAGAAGAAGTGACGCACCGCCGCCTCCGCGGCCCGCGTCTTCGACGCCTCGGAGGAACAGCCGAGCACGGCCAGCGTCAGCCACCCCATCCACCGCGCTGGCGTGGACCGTCGTGGCATGGCTCAGTAGCAGTTGGGAGCGAAGAGCTCGTCATCCACGGCGGCGACGAACTGGTCGTTGCACCAGCCGCTCACCAGGATGTGGCCATTGCGCACGCAGCTATCGTGGTTGGTGGCATCCACCGTGTACTGGGTGTCCCCGCCGCAATCGCTGCCGCAGCGGCCAAAGCAGTTGCCCACCACCTTCGGCCGGTGCCAGTGGTCGGGGGACCCGCAGAGCCAGGTGCCCCCTGCCAGGAAGAACTCGTCCCCATTGCACGAGTAGTGGTCCCCCAACTGGGCCAGTTGCTGGTTGCCGGGCCAGTCGAAGCCGCCCCGGTCGCAGTCATGCGCCGCGTGGGCGTACCAGTTGTAGACGCCCCCGCAGCTCCCTGTGTCGCGGCCGTTGCAGCGCGC
Proteins encoded in this window:
- a CDS encoding HAD-IG family 5'-nucleotidase; protein product: MSPFIPGPPPERGLFCNRTLNLRAIKAVGYDMDYTLIHYHVEAWERRAYEHIRDRLVEQGWPVADLSFDPELSMRGLIIDTEKGNLLKANRFGFVKKALHGTQAMSFEAQRDEYARTIIDLHERRWVFLNTLFSLSEACIYAQLVDRLDAGQLPGPMGYSDLYEHVRKNLDATHMQGKLKAEIIADPERYVIDDPETPLALLDQRNAGKKLLLITNSEWAYTEPMMHFAFDRHLPEGMTWRQLFDVVIVSARKPEFFTTRSSLFEVVESSGEALLRPHSGPFKPGTPYFGGSAVELERHLGMSGDQILYVGDHMFGDVHVTKNVLRWRTALILRELEDEVRSIASFRATEARLAERMVVKERLEAESRQIRLELQRRRFQYGPRTEAPTEAELVARQATLRTELEALDAELGPLARAATELSNPIWGLLTRAGNDKSHLARQVERYADIYTSRVSNFLFATPFVYLRSPRGSLPHDPSLPGGTPVFGANEAGAGGASGADGGE
- a CDS encoding S-(hydroxymethyl)glutathione dehydrogenase/class III alcohol dehydrogenase, whose product is MKSRAAVAFEAGKPLSIVELDVAPPRKGEVLVRITHTGVCHTDAFTLSGEDPEGLFPVVLGHEGAGIVEAVGEGVTSVKPGDHVIPLYTAECGQCLFCKSGKTNLCVAVRATQGKGVMPDGTTRFSYNGQPVYHYMGCSTFSEYTVVAEVSLARINPNANPEQVCLLGCGVTTGLGAVKNTARVQEGDSVAVFGLGGIGLAVIQGAQMAKAGRIIAIDTNPAKFELAKAFGATDFVNPKEHERPIQQVIVEMTGWGVDHSFECIGNVGVMRAALECAHRGWGQSIIIGVAGAGQEISTRPFQLVTGRTWKGTAFGGVKGRSELPGMVEDAMSGKIQLAPFVTHTRPLTDINEAFDLMHEGKSIRTVVRY
- the fghA gene encoding S-formylglutathione hydrolase; amino-acid sequence: MERIEHHASFGGRQEVWKHTSAALGGETRFGIYLPEAALRGERCPVLYWLSGLTCTEQNFITKAGAQEHAARHGFIVVAPDTSPRGDAVANDAAYDLGQGAGFYLDATQAPWAPHFRMQEYVARELPALVEQHFPATDARGLFGHSMGGHGALVTALRHPGRYRSVSAFSPIVAPSQVPWGQKAFAAYLGDDRGAWAAWDAVELVKTAKERLPLLVDQGEADEFLATQLRPELLAAACEAVGHPLTLRRHAGYDHSYYFIATFLADHFAHHAKALGG
- the frmR gene encoding formaldehyde-responsive transcriptional repressor FrmR, with amino-acid sequence MPHSPEEKKKALLRVRRIRGQTEALERALEAGAECGTVLQQLAAIRGAINGLMSEVLESHIREEFGPASDEDPRHARRVRDMTALVRTYLK
- a CDS encoding glutathione peroxidase, with translation MNQNLYDIPLKSIDGAPQTLGQFKGKVLLVVNVASKCGLTPQYEGLEKLYERKRAEGLEVLGFPANDFMGQEPGSEEEIKQFCTLTYDVKFPLFSKISVVGADKHPLYHALTGAIPDAVGEGPMRSRLQGYGITANPVPEVQWNFEKFLIGRDGRVAARFAPDVAADDPRLLSAIDAALAKQG